A single genomic interval of Sinorhizobium garamanticum harbors:
- a CDS encoding disulfide bond formation protein B codes for MTAASAAQRQHLVGAVLVTLGMAAAVGGALGFEHIGGYIPCALCLLQRNPYYYGIPLGILAVVSSALKLPAWITRTLLLLVGILMLVGVGMGIYHSGVEWHFWEGPSTCATAAQGISSDVGDLLGDLDAKHAPSCTDAALRVLGLSFAGWNVIASLILAAIALRAAAKA; via the coding sequence ATGACCGCAGCTTCCGCCGCCCAACGCCAGCATCTCGTTGGCGCCGTTCTCGTCACGCTCGGCATGGCGGCAGCGGTCGGCGGCGCGCTCGGCTTCGAGCACATCGGCGGCTATATCCCCTGTGCGCTTTGCCTGTTGCAGCGCAATCCCTATTACTATGGCATTCCGCTCGGCATCCTTGCGGTCGTTTCGAGCGCTCTCAAGTTACCGGCATGGATCACGCGAACGCTGCTTCTGCTCGTCGGCATCCTGATGCTCGTCGGCGTCGGCATGGGCATATATCACTCGGGCGTCGAATGGCATTTCTGGGAGGGACCGTCGACCTGCGCGACGGCTGCTCAGGGGATCTCGTCCGATGTCGGGGACCTGCTCGGCGATCTCGATGCGAAACACGCCCCCTCCTGCACGGACGCGGCGCTGCGCGTGCTCGGCCTCTCCTTCGCCGGCTGGAACGTGATCGCGAGCCTTATCCTGGCCGCAATCGCGTTGCGCGCTGCCGCCAAGGCTTGA
- a CDS encoding YihY/virulence factor BrkB family protein: protein MPALVRIIWKVVFDALWHFSEDDGWAMASHVALSSLMAVFPFLIFGTALGSFLGADQFAETAVHLIFDAWPESIAKPVADEVVRVLTIPRGGLLTVSVLAAAYFASNGVEALRIALNRAYRVAESRPWYITRLASLGFVIAGVLILAVISLLLVAVPLAVRNADQWLPWLDTVLATVEDWGLTLALVMLTGGLLVSHLWLPDGHRKVVDVLPGIVLTLVFWSIGAYAFAYYLRAFSSYVATYAGLASVVIVLVFLYMVGAIFIIGAEINAAILKYRVKRLVMRNFLGQRENGDRTGENGS from the coding sequence ATGCCAGCCCTCGTTCGCATCATCTGGAAGGTCGTGTTTGATGCGCTCTGGCATTTCAGCGAGGACGACGGCTGGGCGATGGCGAGCCATGTGGCGCTGTCCTCGCTGATGGCCGTCTTTCCATTCCTGATCTTCGGCACCGCCCTCGGCAGCTTCCTCGGCGCCGACCAGTTTGCCGAGACCGCCGTCCATCTGATTTTCGATGCCTGGCCGGAATCGATCGCCAAACCGGTGGCCGATGAGGTCGTGCGGGTGCTGACGATTCCGCGCGGCGGCTTGCTCACCGTCTCGGTGCTCGCCGCCGCCTATTTCGCCTCCAACGGCGTCGAAGCGCTCAGGATTGCGCTAAACCGCGCCTACCGGGTGGCGGAAAGCCGCCCCTGGTACATTACGCGGCTTGCGAGTCTTGGCTTCGTGATCGCAGGCGTGCTGATCCTTGCCGTTATCAGCCTTCTGCTCGTTGCGGTGCCGCTTGCGGTGCGCAATGCCGACCAATGGCTGCCCTGGCTCGACACCGTCCTCGCAACGGTCGAAGATTGGGGGCTGACGCTGGCCCTGGTGATGCTCACCGGCGGGCTGCTGGTATCACATCTCTGGCTTCCGGACGGTCATCGCAAAGTGGTCGATGTCCTTCCCGGAATCGTCCTCACTCTGGTGTTCTGGTCGATCGGAGCCTACGCTTTTGCCTACTACCTCAGAGCCTTCTCCAGCTATGTGGCCACCTATGCCGGTCTCGCCTCGGTCGTGATCGTTCTGGTGTTTCTGTACATGGTCGGCGCAATCTTCATCATCGGCGCCGAGATCAATGCCGCCATTCTGAAATACCGCGTCAAACGCCTCGTCATGCGCAATTTCCTGGGCCAGCGAGAGAATGGCGATCGCACCGGCGAGAATGGCTCATAG
- a CDS encoding DNA-3-methyladenine glycosylase family protein, which produces MRIIRTHEDIEAGLAGLVMLDARLEHVIAKAGPVPLRRTDPGYRGLANIIVSQMVSKASAAAIWRRMEAALGEIRPDAVLSLDDEDCRQFGLSRAKADTLRRVAAAAAAGEIDLDAICNAEATVAIHELTAIKGIGRWTAEVYLLFCAGHPDVFPSGDVALQNAIGHALAFDLRPTAREIDSLATSWSPWRSVAARLFWAYYAQELRRDALPVTP; this is translated from the coding sequence ATGCGGATCATCCGGACGCACGAGGATATCGAGGCCGGGCTTGCCGGTCTGGTGATGCTCGATGCCCGTCTCGAGCACGTGATCGCCAAGGCGGGGCCGGTTCCACTCAGGCGAACGGATCCCGGGTATCGCGGTCTCGCCAACATCATCGTTTCGCAGATGGTCTCAAAGGCGAGCGCCGCCGCGATCTGGCGGCGCATGGAGGCCGCCCTCGGCGAGATCAGGCCGGACGCAGTCCTTTCGCTCGACGACGAAGATTGCCGGCAATTCGGTCTCTCCCGCGCCAAGGCCGACACGTTGCGGCGTGTCGCGGCTGCCGCAGCGGCGGGCGAGATCGATCTCGATGCCATCTGCAACGCCGAGGCCACCGTGGCGATCCACGAATTGACGGCAATCAAGGGGATCGGTCGCTGGACGGCGGAAGTCTACCTGCTTTTCTGCGCCGGCCATCCGGACGTCTTTCCGTCCGGCGACGTTGCGCTCCAGAACGCCATCGGCCATGCGCTCGCGTTCGATCTGCGCCCGACAGCACGCGAAATTGATTCGCTCGCGACCTCCTGGTCACCGTGGCGCAGCGTCGCCGCGCGGCTGTTCTGGGCCTATTATGCACAGGAATTGCGACGTGACGCGCTGCCGGTGACGCCTTGA
- a CDS encoding HNH endonuclease, producing MTIAVSPQALPALVLNADYRPLSYYPLSLWSWQDAIKAVFLDRVIILAEYEHSVSSPSFSMRLPSVVCLKSYVQPSRHPAFTRFNVFLRDKFECQYCGSPDDLTFDHVVPRAHGGQTTWENVVAACSPCNLRKGSKLPKQANMFPHQRPYQPTVQDLHNNGRLFPPNHLHESWMDYLYWDVELQP from the coding sequence TTGACGATTGCAGTCTCACCGCAGGCCCTGCCGGCGCTCGTCTTGAACGCCGACTACCGGCCGCTGAGCTACTACCCCTTGTCGCTCTGGTCCTGGCAGGACGCGATCAAGGCCGTCTTCCTTGACCGCGTCATAATCCTCGCCGAATACGAACATTCAGTCTCGTCGCCAAGCTTTTCGATGCGGCTGCCGAGCGTCGTTTGTCTCAAGAGTTATGTGCAGCCGTCGCGCCATCCGGCCTTCACCCGGTTCAACGTCTTCCTCCGCGACAAGTTTGAGTGTCAGTATTGCGGATCGCCTGACGACCTGACCTTCGACCATGTGGTGCCGCGCGCCCATGGCGGCCAGACGACCTGGGAAAATGTCGTCGCGGCCTGTTCGCCCTGCAATCTGCGCAAGGGCAGCAAGCTGCCGAAGCAGGCCAACATGTTCCCGCATCAGAGGCCGTACCAGCCGACGGTGCAGGACCTGCACAACAACGGCCGGCTCTTCCCGCCGAACCATCTGCACGAAAGCTGGATGGACTATCTCTACTGGGATGTCGAACTGCAGCCGTAA
- a CDS encoding GNAT family N-acetyltransferase, which translates to MIGNTPFPGDTNGRASRLLGGLAQPGFDASQPEQTVSVGRPGRHLSIYSARAGYELQRELDYLSNRAIEPNVFFAGRFLAPAMPRLEDRVIRLAVIRDNDERRSRMRFLMPFSIEKPGFAIGASIIRAWSNPFGPLGVPLLDAEGAAETISNLYEALAAPSSGLPPVLVLPDVRLKGRFAQLARAVAISENLPLTVTDTFERPMLESLLDGPTYLRKAIKRGHFKELRRQWKNLEKHGRLIYNVARQPEEIRLRMEEFLALEASGWKGRERSAMITDRFRAAFAREAITNLAETDSVRIHTLDLDGKAIAAMVVLLMAGDAYTWKTAYDERYAIYSPGKLLLAELTEWHLDDANITRSDSCAVPDHPMIARFWQEREEMGTLVIGLQQNRDRDVRQVAAQLHLYRNTRNMARLLREKIRALAGR; encoded by the coding sequence ATGATCGGCAATACACCCTTTCCCGGAGACACAAACGGCAGGGCGAGCCGCCTGCTCGGCGGATTGGCACAACCCGGCTTCGACGCGTCGCAACCCGAGCAGACCGTCAGCGTCGGGCGGCCCGGTCGCCACCTTTCGATCTATTCCGCAAGGGCTGGCTACGAGTTGCAGCGAGAGCTGGATTACCTCTCCAACCGCGCGATAGAACCGAACGTATTCTTTGCTGGCCGCTTCCTCGCTCCGGCCATGCCGCGCCTCGAGGACCGTGTCATCCGGCTCGCCGTGATCCGGGACAATGACGAGCGCCGCAGCCGAATGCGCTTCCTCATGCCGTTTTCGATCGAGAAGCCGGGCTTCGCAATCGGTGCGTCCATCATTCGCGCCTGGTCCAATCCGTTCGGCCCGCTGGGCGTGCCGCTGCTCGATGCAGAAGGTGCGGCCGAAACGATCAGCAATCTCTACGAAGCGCTGGCCGCCCCCTCCTCCGGTCTGCCGCCGGTGCTCGTGCTGCCGGATGTGAGGCTCAAGGGTCGGTTCGCACAGCTCGCACGCGCCGTCGCGATCAGCGAAAACCTGCCGCTCACCGTCACCGACACCTTTGAACGGCCGATGCTCGAAAGCCTGCTCGACGGTCCGACCTATCTGCGCAAGGCAATCAAACGAGGACATTTCAAGGAACTGCGCCGTCAGTGGAAGAACCTCGAAAAACATGGGCGGCTGATTTACAACGTCGCGCGCCAGCCGGAGGAGATCCGGTTGCGCATGGAGGAATTCCTGGCGCTTGAGGCTTCCGGTTGGAAGGGGCGCGAACGCAGCGCCATGATCACGGATCGCTTCCGCGCCGCCTTTGCCCGCGAGGCGATCACCAATCTCGCCGAGACGGATAGCGTCCGCATCCACACGCTCGATCTCGACGGCAAGGCGATCGCCGCCATGGTCGTTCTGCTCATGGCCGGCGATGCCTATACGTGGAAGACCGCCTATGACGAGCGATATGCCATATATTCTCCCGGCAAGTTGCTCCTCGCCGAGCTAACGGAATGGCACCTTGACGATGCCAACATAACTCGCTCCGATTCCTGCGCGGTGCCGGACCACCCGATGATCGCCCGCTTCTGGCAGGAACGCGAGGAGATGGGAACGCTCGTCATCGGCCTGCAGCAGAACCGTGACCGCGACGTTCGCCAGGTCGCGGCGCAGCTCCACCTCTATCGCAATACCCGTAACATGGCACGGCTGCTGCGCGAGAAGATACGGGCGCTTGCCGGCCGCTGA
- a CDS encoding AMP-binding protein gives MLPKIETYDELYRDFRWRIPEKFNIGVAVSDAWAEREPERVCLQHFRPDGAHLSLSYGAFAARSSAFAAGLADHGVKRGDRVAIFLPQGFEAAIAHAAIYKLGAIALPLALLFGVDALEYRLLDAAATAIVTNRFGYERLEGIREKLPDLGLVVLAEDEDEPGTLRFDRLANSGRRFAAADTTPDDPALMIYTSGTTGPPKGALHGHRVLLGHLPGFQFHHHFLPQPGDRMWTPADWAWAGGLLNALLPSLLLGVPVVSSPAQKFDPHMAFRIMEEMDVRNAFIPPTALRLLKAVDRPRDRYTLKLRTIGSAGEALGRETFEWAKAALGIEVSEFYGQTECNIVISSAADLGVLKPGSMGKAAPGHRVAIIDGEGRVLPAGTVGQVAVQRPDPVMFLGYWRNERATETKFIGDWMTTGDQGVMDAEGYFTFFGRDDDVITSSGYRIGPGEIEDCLAGHPDVQLAAVVGKPDPLRTEIVKAYVVLKPGASADEETTAGIRDWVKTRLSMHEYPREIDFVDSLPLTTSGKVIRRLLRDRAAAEALRE, from the coding sequence ATGCTCCCGAAGATCGAAACCTACGACGAACTTTACCGCGATTTCCGCTGGCGGATTCCGGAGAAGTTCAACATCGGTGTCGCAGTCAGCGATGCCTGGGCGGAGCGGGAGCCGGAGCGTGTCTGCCTTCAGCATTTCAGGCCTGATGGCGCGCATCTGTCTCTGAGCTATGGCGCGTTCGCGGCGCGCTCGTCCGCCTTTGCGGCCGGATTGGCGGACCATGGCGTCAAGCGCGGTGATCGCGTCGCGATCTTCCTGCCGCAGGGTTTCGAGGCGGCAATCGCGCATGCTGCGATCTATAAACTCGGCGCGATTGCCTTGCCGCTCGCTTTGCTGTTCGGCGTCGATGCGCTTGAATATCGCCTGCTGGATGCTGCTGCGACTGCGATCGTCACCAACCGGTTCGGGTACGAGCGGCTTGAGGGGATCCGGGAGAAGTTGCCGGACCTCGGTCTCGTCGTGTTGGCGGAAGATGAGGACGAACCAGGCACGCTTCGTTTCGACCGGCTCGCGAACAGCGGGAGGCGTTTTGCTGCCGCCGATACGACGCCGGATGATCCGGCGCTGATGATCTACACCTCGGGAACGACCGGGCCTCCGAAGGGGGCGCTGCACGGGCATCGCGTCCTGCTTGGCCATCTACCGGGCTTCCAGTTCCATCATCATTTCCTGCCGCAACCGGGCGACCGGATGTGGACCCCGGCCGACTGGGCCTGGGCCGGGGGGCTTCTGAACGCGCTGCTGCCGTCGCTGCTGCTGGGCGTGCCGGTGGTTTCGTCGCCGGCGCAGAAATTCGACCCGCACATGGCCTTCCGGATCATGGAAGAGATGGACGTGCGCAATGCCTTCATTCCGCCGACGGCGCTTCGGCTCCTGAAGGCCGTCGACCGGCCGCGTGACCGTTACACCCTCAAGCTGCGGACGATCGGTTCCGCCGGCGAGGCGCTCGGGCGGGAGACCTTCGAATGGGCAAAGGCAGCGCTCGGGATCGAGGTCAGCGAGTTCTATGGCCAGACTGAATGCAATATCGTCATTTCTTCGGCCGCGGACCTCGGTGTCTTGAAGCCCGGCTCCATGGGCAAGGCGGCGCCTGGTCACCGTGTGGCGATCATTGACGGCGAGGGGAGGGTTCTGCCCGCGGGCACGGTCGGGCAGGTGGCTGTCCAGCGCCCGGACCCGGTGATGTTCCTCGGCTATTGGCGCAATGAGCGGGCGACGGAAACGAAGTTCATCGGCGATTGGATGACGACCGGGGATCAGGGCGTGATGGACGCGGAGGGTTACTTCACCTTCTTCGGGCGCGACGACGATGTTATCACCTCGTCGGGTTACCGCATCGGACCCGGCGAGATCGAGGATTGCCTGGCTGGTCATCCGGACGTTCAACTGGCAGCGGTTGTCGGCAAGCCCGATCCGCTCCGCACGGAGATCGTCAAGGCCTATGTGGTGCTGAAGCCCGGCGCCTCCGCCGATGAAGAGACCACCGCCGGAATCCGCGACTGGGTGAAGACCAGGCTCTCCATGCACGAATACCCGCGCGAGATCGATTTCGTCGACAGCCTGCCGTTGACGACCTCAGGGAAAGTAATCCGCCGGCTCTTGCGCGACCGGGCGGCTGCCGAAGCGCTTCGGGAGTAG
- the gluQRS gene encoding tRNA glutamyl-Q(34) synthetase GluQRS — MSILPEQPVFRFAPSPNGLLHLGHALSAILNHDMAAATNGRFLLRIEDIDRARCRPELEQAIFDDLGWLGLSWEHPVRRQSEHFDLYAAMLQRLQAMGIVYPSIMTRGEIRAAVATAEAEGSVWPRDPDGTPIYPGRERKLSLGEQAALIAGDRPFAWRLDVEKAIDLVPGPLTWQETGAGPAGETGQIPADPTSWGDVILSRSDAPSSYHLSVVIDDALQGVTHVVRGRDLYHATSVHRLLQRLLDLPEPVYHHHRLILGPDGKKLSKSNKDTGIAAFRAAGKTPADIREMVL, encoded by the coding sequence ATGTCCATTTTGCCAGAGCAACCCGTTTTTCGTTTCGCACCGAGCCCGAACGGCCTGCTGCACCTCGGGCATGCCCTGTCCGCCATCCTCAATCATGACATGGCGGCCGCCACCAACGGACGCTTTCTGCTGCGTATCGAGGATATCGACCGCGCGCGTTGCCGCCCGGAGCTGGAACAGGCGATTTTCGACGATCTCGGCTGGCTGGGTCTCAGTTGGGAGCACCCGGTGCGCCGCCAGTCCGAACACTTCGACCTTTATGCCGCGATGCTTCAGCGCTTGCAGGCAATGGGCATCGTCTATCCATCCATAATGACGCGCGGGGAGATCAGGGCGGCGGTGGCCACGGCGGAGGCAGAAGGGTCCGTCTGGCCGCGCGATCCGGACGGAACGCCGATTTATCCGGGTCGCGAGCGCAAACTATCGCTTGGCGAGCAAGCCGCTCTCATCGCCGGCGATCGGCCCTTTGCCTGGCGCCTCGACGTCGAAAAAGCGATCGATCTCGTTCCCGGTCCTTTGACGTGGCAGGAGACCGGCGCGGGCCCTGCCGGAGAAACGGGCCAGATTCCGGCCGATCCCACAAGCTGGGGCGATGTGATCCTTTCGCGTTCGGACGCGCCATCGAGCTACCACCTCTCGGTCGTCATCGACGATGCGCTGCAGGGTGTCACCCATGTCGTGCGCGGACGCGACCTCTACCATGCGACTTCGGTCCATCGCTTGCTCCAGCGGCTTCTCGATCTGCCTGAACCGGTCTACCACCATCACCGCCTTATCCTCGGGCCGGATGGCAAGAAGCTGTCGAAGAGCAACAAGGACACCGGGATTGCGGCTTTCCGCGCTGCCGGAAAGACGCCTGCGGATATTCGTGAGATGGTGTTATGA